The Alistipes sp. ZOR0009 genome contains the following window.
TGTTCAGACATGGAGCAAGCACCTTTTGCATGGCATGATCCGCATGCCGAAGTGCTTACAATACTTACGCATATTGTCTCTGCAGAAACAAATTCAACGACACCTACATGCTCTATTTTCGCACTTTGATGTGACATTTCAGGAACTATAATTAAGGGCTTTTTTTATAAAGTTCCGAATTTAAAGCAAAAGGGAGGTTACTTGTCTATCTGCAATAGTTAAAAGCCGTAAAAAACAGTCTATTAATAATTAATCTAAATTATCAGGATGGGTTTATTTACTTATTTTGGACGTTAGGGGATACTTTAGGTTGCTCATTTCCGTTATTCTAGCCTTGATAGTTCCAACCTTAATTGGTGACTCCATGTAGATTGGCAACCTATTTTGGTCGTCGGTTAACCAAATAAACATATTTTCTTTTCCTGTAAATGCCCTGCTCTTTACCATTTTAGCAGAAAGTTTTATACAACGAAATTCACCAACTCCTTTTACCTTAATGGTTTCCTTCTTGTCGTATTTTATGCTAATATCATGAGCCTTGCTATCGAAAACGATTTGAACAGGAACTGACTGTCCGGGCGAGAGCCTACTAAAATCAATATTTCGAATATTATAGATTAAAGAAATAGCATCACTAGCGCAGGGCGATACAGAGATAGTATCAAAATAGGCAGGATCCTTTTTTTTCTGAATTCGTGCTACTATTTGGTTTTTATCCCAATTGTAGGTGTAAAAATTTTTAAGAAGATAACCATCTTCATTTATGTCTCGATTAAAAAATAAAGGACGCAAAGTGGCCGGATCGAGCCATGTTTCGTAAATATCTCGTACTTGATAAAACCAGTCGTAAAAAGATCTTGATTTTCCAAAGCCACTTACTCTAATAGCATCTTTCCCATTTTTTACTTCTCGCGTTGTTTTTAACCACACATCAACCACGTCAGTCCATACGAAAAACCAGTTG
Protein-coding sequences here:
- a CDS encoding DUF3108 domain-containing protein: MLKSNCKVTGMKFVSVLIVMLSLCVSAAKGQSSNCGINTGESTRVFKVGEELKIVVSYNWFFVWTDVVDVWLKTTREVKNGKDAIRVSGFGKSRSFYDWFYQVRDIYETWLDPATLRPLFFNRDINEDGYLLKNFYTYNWDKNQIVARIQKKKDPAYFDTISVSPCASDAISLIYNIRNIDFSRLSPGQSVPVQIVFDSKAHDISIKYDKKETIKVKGVGEFRCIKLSAKMVKSRAFTGKENMFIWLTDDQNRLPIYMESPIKVGTIKARITEMSNLKYPLTSKISK